One region of Rhizoctonia solani chromosome 9, complete sequence genomic DNA includes:
- a CDS encoding DDE superfamily endonuclease encodes MVTQKPGEAYLLECLAPTFQSGCEALMVWGCISHGYKGPLIQLEMAPWLQLHNGRWRGGGFNLEGYVMQVLNGPLKDFIAQMEKVKGHRMLVVEDGALAHQGKLAKQACEELGIKHIAHPPSSPDLNPIEPLWMELKQHVYSTPGAQRSLEHLWNATEAAWKSFTADDINKYTQKMPSWVTALVKSKGLPTKF; translated from the coding sequence ATGGTCACCCAGAAACCTGGAGAGGCTTATCTCCTGGAATGCCTAGCCCCAACCTTTCAAAGTGGCTGTGAAGCATTAATGGTATGGGGGTGTATCTCCCATGGGTATAAGGGGCCACTTATCCAACTGGAGATGGCTCCCTGGCTGCAATTGCATaatgggaggtggagggggggagggttCAACTTGGAAGGATATGTTATGCAGGTCCTAAATGGTCCACTTAAGGACTTCATTGCACAGATGGAGAAAGTCAAGGGACATAGGATGCTAGTAGTTGAAGATGGGGCCCTGGCACACCAAGGAAAGCTAGCCAAACAGGCTTGTGAAGAACTTGGTATTAAACACATTGCACACCCCCCAAGTTCACCAGACCTAAACCCAATAGAACCATTATGGATGGAACTTAAGCAACATGTGTACAGTACCCCTGGGGCCCAAAGAAGTCTTGAGCACCTTTGGAATGCCACTGAAGCTGCCTGGAAATCCTTCACAGCAGATGATATCAACAAGTACACACAGAAAATGCCATCTTGGGTAACAGCTTTAGTTAAGTCAAAGGGACTCCCAACAAAGTTCTAA
- a CDS encoding Reverse transcriptase (RNA-dependent DNA polymerase), which yields MLDGTNSQTGCIWHQVHLVVLANGHSHTIPFLLCPIGNTLAILGMSWLIAEAPLIDWQQESVTFPEMVQIASEEEADPHPIADLPPQYHKFAKVFGEEEFKVLLPHREYNIAIDLLPNAKLSPGPIYSMTDAKSKALKQHIDKELATGKIRPSTSSTGTPVMFVKKADGSLQLVVDYRKLNNITHKNIYPLPRQDDLMAKLQHTKIFTKLYLCWGYNNVWIKEGDERKTAFRTRYSLFEYLVMPFGLTNAPVAFQHFKNNLFRDVIDVTVVIYLDDILIFSKKPKDHPVHVRGVLCRLMKNQLFCKLSKCHFHVTTVDYLGIVISLAGFSMDQKKIEAVTSWPIPKTVKQVQAFLGLVNYLRRFIPNFSSVAQPLHNLTRKDSPWSWGPSEETAFQELKALVTRSLVLIHSNPELPYYLETDASGVAMGAILSQRGANNWLYPIAYMSKPFSGAKANYNTHNKELLVIIKALKEWGIFLEATDKPVQVFTDHWNLEYWMGAQTFNHRCACWRVFLSNFHFEIHCWPGKQSGKLDAISRRADYSAVQNCSQDWNFCTVSVVTQSFVKQ from the coding sequence atgttagatggtactaactcccagactggttgcatttggcaccaggttcaccttgtggtcttggccaatggccattcacATACCATTCCCTTCTTACTTTGCCCTATTGGTAATACTTTGGCTATACTTGGCATGTCATGGTTAATAGCAGAAGCtcccctcattgactggcaacaggaatcagtcacattccctgaaatGGTTCAAATTgcatcagaagaggaagctgacccACATCCCATTGCAGACCTCCCTCCTCAGTATCACAAatttgccaaggtctttggtgaagaggaattcaaggtctTACTGCCTCACAGGGAGTACAACATAGCAATTGATCTCCTCCCCAATGCCAAACTCTCACCAGGACCTATttacagcatgactgatgccaaaTCCAAAGCACTCAAACAACACATAGACAAGGAACTGGCCACAGGCAAAATCAGGCCCAGTACCTCCTCCACAGGcaccccagtcatgtttgtaaagaaggcagatggatcTCTCCAATTGGTAGTAGATTATAGGAAACTCAACAATATCACACATAAGAACATCTACCCCCTACCAAGGCAGGATGACCTAATGGCTAAACTGCAGCACACCAAGATCTTTACAAAACTGTATCTAtgttggggttacaacaatgtctggatcaaggaaggagatgaaagGAAGACAGCTTTCAGAACCAGGTACAGCCTCTTTGAGTACCTAGTGATGCCTTTTGGTTTAACCAATGCCCCTGTGgcattccaacattttaaGAACAATCTATTTAGGGATGTAATTGATGTCACTGTGGTCATTTACCTGgatgacatcttgatcttctccaaaaagcccaaggaccacccTGTGCATGTAAGGGGAGTCTTATGCAGACTCATGAAGAATCAACTGTTTTGCAAACTATCCAAgtgtcacttccatgtcactacAGTTGATTATCTGGGTATTGTCATTTCACTGGCAGGCTTCTCTATGGATCAGAAAAAAATTGAGGCAGTCACATCCTGGCCCATCCCaaaaacagtcaaacaggtccaagcTTTTCTGGGATTGGTCAACTATCTTAGAAggttcattcccaatttcagctcagTAGCACAACcactccacaacctcaccaggAAGGACTctccttggtcttggggACCCTCAGAAGAGACTGCTTTCCAGGAATTGAAAGCCTTAGTCACCAGAAGCCTGGTCCTAATTCACTCAAACCCAGAGCTACCTTactacctggaaacagatgcctcaggagtagccatgggagcaatcctCAGTCAGAGGGGAGCCAATAACTGGTTATATCCCATTGCTTACATGTCTAAACCCTTCTCTGGGGCCAAGGCCAATTACAATACCCACAACAAAGAGTTGTTGGTAATAATAAAGGCACTCAAGGAATGGGGAAtcttcctagaagcaacAGATAAGCCAGTACAAGTATTCACAGACCattggaacttggaatattggatgggTGCACAGACCTTCAACCATAGATGTGCCTGTTGGAGGGTGTTCCTGAGCAACTTTcactttgagatccactgCTGGCCTGGGAAGCAGTCAGGAAAACTGGATGCCATATCCAGAAGGGCAGATTACAGtgctgttcaaaactgttcacaggATTGGAACTTTTGTACTGTATCAGTTGTTACTCAATCATTTGTCAAACAATAA
- a CDS encoding Retrotransposon-derived protein PEG10: MEPEPTLRILLNAINTSPSKLGPYRTKLSLKARLSSNSLLDKDQGQAKLGPAAGPSTPPDQQGGQANTPKTVRSWRQGLGDPFQAIRSTVGYNSEEEEEPRQEIKKEPCRASRGLSSLTPFDEAMGTKHLKMELPDPYKGNTRGCKATQWLDHMLLWVALHQHQFDKEEQMIVWILYCMEDKAANWTLPLINNIIKGKGSTPKTIKTLGLQFKEAFADPDTKRAMACKIAILVQTTSTAEYVTKFQNLIAELDWNKEVYIAQLTRGLHWKVKELLSTKDNIPEEYKAIFAAAIKIDNMHCKNEENCPKKVHKALVTATTSTTTTHRVCLSKDPNYITLEEQDCYCAAGLCVKCG; the protein is encoded by the exons ATGGAACCAGAACCAACCCTTaggatcctcctcaatgcaATCAACACCTCTCCctccaagttgggtccctacaggaccaaGTTAAGTCTCAAGGCAAGACTATCCAGCAACTCCTTGCt agacaaggaccagggACAAGCCAAGCTTGGCCCAGCAGCTGGCCCTTCCACTCCCCCAGACCAACAGGGGGGCCAAGCCAACACTCCTAAAACAGTTAGGTCTTGGAGACAAGGACTTGGAGACCCCTTCCAAGCAATCAGAAGTACAGTTGGATACaattcagaggaagaagaagagccaaggcaagaaatcaaaaaggagccttgcAGAGCATCTAGGGGTTtgagctccctcaccccattTGATGAAGCTATGGGCACCAAACACCTCAAAATGGAACTCCCAGACCCTTACAAGGGCAACACCAGGGGATGCAAGGCCACTCAATGGCTAGACCACATGCTGTTGTGGGTGGCACTTCACCAGCACCAGTTTGACAAAGAGGAGCAGATGATTGTGTGGATTCTTTACTGCATGGAAGACAAGGCTGCTAACTGGACCCTCCCTCTTATCAAcaacatcatcaagggcaaagggagCACCCCTAAGACCATCAAGACCCTTGGACTTCAATTCAAGGAAGCATTTGCGGATCCTGACACTAAAAGAGCCATGGCATGCAAAATTGCCATCCTGGTCCAGACCACCTCTACAGCAGAATATGTCACCAAGTTCCAAAACCTCATTGCAGAgcttgactggaacaaggaggtgTATATTGCACAATTAACAAggggccttcactggaaggtcaaagagctcctgtccaccaaggataACATACCAGAGGAGTATAAGGCCATTTTTGCAGCTGCaataaaaattgacaacatgcACTGCAAGAATGAAGAAAATTGCCCAAAGAAGGTGCACAAGGCCCTGGTCACTGcaaccacctccactaccaccacccatAGGGTCTgcctatccaaggaccccaattacATCACACTGGAGGAACAGGATTGTTACTGCGCAGCTGGTCTGTGTGTAAAATGTGGGTAG
- a CDS encoding DDE superfamily endonuclease, which translates to MTMEHIKACYEFAMVHQHWTIDEWKRVQWSDETKISIFGSDGHHYAYKRVGQAPQPHQIIKTHNHGGGHIMIWACMGLEGTGFMCKIDGSLTKELYVEILEDELKQTLEYYGLDMEKVIFMQDNASSHKAHILQDWFQGSGLEVFEWPANSPDLNPIENLWDQIKRELYSYETPASGMLELWERVQEIWDKVSAQKCQDLIESMPRRTQAWIKAKGGPTKY; encoded by the coding sequence ATGACAATGGAACATATCAAGGCATGCTATGAATTTGCTATGGTACACCAGCACTGGACAattgatgaatggaagaggGTCCAGTGGTCAGATGAGACCAAGATCAGCATATTTGGGTCAGATGGGCACCACTATGCCTATAAAAGGGTTGGCCAGGCACCTCAGCCCCACCAGATCATCAAAACCCACAATCATGGAGGAGGCCATATCATGATTTGGGCATGCATGGGGTTGGAAGGTACTGGTTTTATGTGCAAGATAGATGGGTCTCTCACCAAGGAACTCTATGTGGAGATCCTGGAAGATGAACTCAAGCAAACTCTGGAGTACTATGGGTTAGACATGGAGAAGGTCATATTTAtgcaagacaatgcaagCTCCCACAAGGCCCATATTTTACAAGACTGGTTCCAAGGGAGTGGCTTAGAGGTCTTTGAGTGGCCTGCTAACTCCCCAGACCTCAATCCAATTGAAAACCTTTGGGATCAAATCAAGAGGGAGCTTTATAGCTATGAAACCCCTGCAAGTGGGATGTTGGAATTATGGGAGAGGGTGCAGGAGATTTGGGACAAAGTTAGTGCTCAGAAGTGCCAGGATTTGATAGAGAGTATGCCTAGGAGGACTCAGGCTTGGATCAAAGCCAAAGGTGGCCCAACCAAGTATTGA